From a single bacterium genomic region:
- a CDS encoding endonuclease MutS2: MSQLDRHTLESLEYPRVKEQLAKLCYCDAGREMVNEMSPSIEPLIIQDSLLETFEMKEIIEFEEIIPLEHLDRIEQLIGKVRIAGSILDAEQLKKLADFQKLVSALFQYRAHKEEKYPKIVNYLLQLKPLTDLIQRIDGAIDRGGEIKDSASDKLRRIRGEKAHARAQILTRLQKALGDRAHRSDRSDDIVTMRDGRYVIAIVDSEFNPKTAVIHDRSRTGATLYVEPTEAIELNNKLKQVLLDEVHEIERILLELSELAHSHGEEISRNWSLYGRLDFLHAKGRLALDLQAVMPKLRTDAVVSLQAAYHPLLLMSARKRADVVPLNIELGFDHNVIIITGPNTGGKTVALKTVGLLVLMTQSGLLVPVDDKSQVGIFKKIYADIGDEQSIELSLSTYSSHIARITHAIRQCDGDSLLLFDELGVGTDPKEGAALGESVIEYVSKAGAKCVVTTHYSALKAIAETNKRVENASMEFNRETFQPTYRFRTGLPGSSYALEVASRLGMPAEILSRAQELVGTQERSLADLISRLEQELMATDSEREQLRVRLQKAEELETTRQQQQAKLNEREKQLLREGLDAANQLVEETRKKIDQLMQELREPQVTKTDVKRVRKTMDELRSELAEKTEKLQPRREYDGEPPTEGEAVFVERLRTDGELLEIFPDGKRGKVRVGRIVYTMELRDLRKLKAGEAQPEIPKGVNYQPYKDEVQMELSLRGMTVEEARDRLDKYFDEIALTHVPYVRIVHGKGTGALRRFVREYLSKNKMVESFQLGEWNEGSWGVTVVKLKS; encoded by the coding sequence ATGTCACAATTAGACCGCCATACATTAGAGTCGCTGGAATATCCGCGTGTCAAAGAGCAGCTAGCGAAGCTGTGCTACTGCGATGCTGGGCGCGAAATGGTCAATGAAATGAGCCCGTCGATCGAACCGCTGATCATTCAAGACTCGCTATTGGAAACCTTCGAGATGAAGGAGATCATTGAGTTTGAAGAGATTATTCCGCTTGAGCATCTCGATCGAATCGAGCAGTTGATCGGTAAGGTCCGAATAGCGGGTTCAATTCTCGATGCCGAGCAATTGAAGAAGTTGGCGGATTTCCAGAAATTGGTTTCGGCACTGTTTCAATATCGAGCACACAAGGAAGAGAAGTACCCAAAGATCGTCAACTATCTGCTTCAATTGAAGCCGCTGACGGACCTGATTCAGAGAATAGATGGCGCCATCGACCGCGGCGGAGAGATCAAGGATTCAGCATCGGACAAGCTGCGGCGAATTCGCGGCGAGAAGGCACACGCAAGAGCGCAGATTCTGACGCGACTGCAGAAGGCGTTGGGTGATCGGGCGCATCGTTCAGATCGCAGCGACGACATCGTGACGATGCGCGACGGGCGTTATGTGATTGCCATCGTCGACAGTGAATTTAATCCGAAGACGGCGGTGATACATGACCGGTCGCGAACGGGAGCAACGCTTTACGTTGAGCCGACGGAAGCGATCGAGTTGAATAATAAGTTGAAGCAAGTCCTGCTCGACGAAGTACACGAAATCGAGCGGATACTTCTGGAGTTAAGCGAACTGGCGCACAGTCATGGCGAAGAAATATCGCGCAACTGGTCGCTGTACGGGCGGCTGGATTTTCTGCATGCCAAAGGCAGATTGGCGCTTGATCTGCAGGCGGTGATGCCCAAACTGCGAACGGATGCAGTTGTGAGCCTGCAGGCGGCGTACCATCCGCTGTTGTTGATGAGTGCGCGAAAGCGCGCGGATGTGGTGCCGCTGAATATTGAACTGGGATTTGACCACAATGTGATCATTATCACCGGACCAAACACCGGAGGCAAGACAGTCGCCCTCAAGACGGTCGGATTGCTGGTGCTGATGACACAGTCGGGATTGTTGGTTCCGGTGGATGATAAATCTCAAGTCGGGATATTCAAGAAGATTTATGCAGATATCGGTGATGAGCAATCGATTGAATTGTCACTATCGACGTACTCGTCCCACATTGCACGAATAACGCATGCAATCAGGCAATGCGACGGCGATAGCCTACTTCTGTTCGACGAATTGGGAGTGGGCACCGATCCGAAAGAGGGCGCAGCTCTCGGCGAGTCGGTGATTGAGTACGTTTCCAAAGCTGGTGCGAAGTGTGTAGTGACAACGCACTACTCGGCGTTGAAGGCGATTGCGGAGACGAACAAGCGAGTAGAAAACGCATCGATGGAATTCAACCGCGAGACTTTCCAACCGACCTATCGCTTCCGAACCGGACTGCCGGGATCGAGCTATGCACTTGAGGTGGCTTCGCGATTGGGGATGCCGGCGGAGATACTCTCACGGGCGCAGGAATTGGTCGGAACGCAAGAGCGTTCGCTGGCGGATCTGATCTCGCGACTTGAACAAGAATTAATGGCGACCGATTCCGAGAGGGAACAGTTGCGTGTAAGGCTGCAAAAGGCCGAGGAGTTGGAGACAACTCGACAACAGCAACAGGCAAAGCTCAACGAACGAGAAAAGCAACTATTGCGCGAAGGATTGGATGCTGCGAATCAACTTGTAGAAGAAACGCGCAAGAAGATCGATCAGCTGATGCAGGAATTGCGCGAGCCACAGGTGACGAAGACTGATGTTAAACGCGTGCGCAAGACGATGGACGAATTGCGAAGCGAACTGGCAGAAAAAACGGAGAAATTACAACCGCGGCGCGAGTATGATGGCGAGCCGCCGACTGAAGGCGAGGCTGTATTTGTCGAGCGATTACGTACCGACGGCGAATTGCTGGAGATATTTCCGGATGGGAAACGGGGGAAGGTTCGAGTCGGCAGAATTGTTTACACAATGGAATTGCGCGACTTGCGCAAGCTAAAGGCAGGTGAAGCACAACCGGAGATTCCAAAGGGAGTCAATTACCAGCCATACAAAGACGAAGTACAGATGGAGTTGTCGCTGCGAGGCATGACAGTTGAGGAAGCGCGCGACAGGCTCGATAAGTACTTTGATGAAATTGCACTAACGCATGTGCCGTACGTGCGAATAGTCCACGGAAAAGGAACTGGGGCGTTGCGTCGATTCGTGCGCGAGTATTTATCCAAGAACAAGATGGTAGAGTCGTTTCAATTGGGAGAATGGAACGAAGGCAGTTGGGGTGTAACGGTGGTGAAGCTAAAATCGTAG
- a CDS encoding DNA primase: MAFYGDDIVERVREASDIVDVISAYLPLKRKGRNYWARCPFHQEKTASFSVSPDKQIFHCFGCHKGGNVFSFIIEYEKLPFPDALKLLAARANVQLPEKGETRETREFDQIYWAHEVAMKFFQEHLLESRKSLEYLKSRKLTDATIEKFKIGYAPDSWDAFLHYAKQKSLTESDLEKAGLVIKKENGGYYDRFRDRLVFTIFNTAQKPIAFGARTFDPKEQAKYINSPETPLYHKASILYGLSHSRGDIRRAEEAIVVEGYFDFLSLYQQGVTNVVASSGTAFTPEQARLLGRSASSVILMFDADSAGQQAAIRSVDYLFEAGLDVKVVKLPAGEDPDSIARKGGKAAIDEQLARAKSYVEFTISTLPDRFEKLSLNDKDRAIKRLATLAGRIEDEIRRELFLQEIARWYNIGIDLVRRGVRIEERRPTMNPRETIGSPLDRDFVALLLQRSELVQSAAEKVAPTDFEDQTLADIYSLILQLHEDDQPPTPSQLIDKVSETPKKELIAALAAKDFQSSDLNQVYTDLVIAFHRRHRTKRMTELKRLLKEAETENDEEQINYYMNEIKLLRQEL, from the coding sequence ATGGCATTCTATGGCGACGACATCGTCGAACGCGTACGCGAAGCATCTGATATCGTTGATGTCATCTCCGCTTACCTCCCGCTCAAACGCAAAGGACGCAACTACTGGGCACGTTGCCCATTCCATCAGGAGAAGACTGCTTCGTTCTCGGTCTCGCCCGACAAACAAATCTTCCATTGCTTCGGCTGCCACAAGGGCGGAAATGTCTTTTCGTTCATAATCGAATACGAAAAGCTCCCCTTTCCGGATGCCCTCAAGCTCTTAGCCGCTCGCGCCAATGTCCAACTACCTGAAAAAGGCGAAACGCGCGAAACCCGCGAATTCGATCAAATCTACTGGGCGCACGAAGTGGCCATGAAGTTCTTTCAGGAGCACTTGCTCGAATCACGCAAGTCTCTTGAGTATCTCAAGTCGCGCAAACTCACCGACGCCACCATCGAGAAATTCAAGATCGGTTATGCCCCCGATTCTTGGGACGCATTTCTTCACTATGCCAAGCAGAAATCACTGACCGAATCCGACCTGGAAAAGGCCGGTCTGGTCATCAAGAAAGAAAACGGCGGCTACTACGACCGTTTTCGCGACCGCCTGGTCTTTACGATTTTCAACACCGCTCAAAAGCCAATCGCATTCGGCGCTCGTACTTTCGATCCCAAAGAGCAAGCCAAGTACATCAACTCACCCGAAACACCGCTTTATCACAAAGCATCAATTCTCTATGGCCTTTCTCATTCACGCGGCGACATTCGTCGTGCCGAGGAAGCCATCGTTGTCGAAGGATACTTTGACTTCTTGTCTCTCTATCAGCAAGGCGTCACCAATGTCGTCGCCAGTTCGGGAACGGCTTTTACACCGGAACAGGCTCGCCTCTTGGGAAGATCTGCTTCGAGTGTCATCCTGATGTTCGATGCCGATTCCGCCGGTCAGCAGGCCGCTATACGCTCAGTAGATTACCTCTTTGAAGCTGGTCTCGACGTCAAAGTCGTTAAACTGCCGGCAGGTGAAGACCCTGACTCGATTGCCCGTAAGGGCGGCAAAGCTGCTATCGACGAACAACTGGCGCGGGCAAAATCCTATGTCGAGTTTACGATCTCAACTCTGCCTGATCGCTTCGAGAAACTCAGCCTCAACGACAAGGACCGCGCTATCAAACGCCTGGCAACCCTTGCCGGTCGTATCGAAGATGAAATCCGCCGCGAGCTTTTCCTCCAGGAAATCGCTCGCTGGTACAACATCGGCATTGATCTTGTCCGCCGCGGTGTGCGCATTGAAGAGCGCCGCCCCACGATGAATCCACGCGAGACAATTGGTTCTCCACTTGATCGCGATTTTGTGGCACTGTTGCTCCAGCGCAGTGAACTTGTCCAGTCTGCCGCAGAAAAAGTCGCCCCAACAGATTTCGAGGACCAGACCCTTGCCGATATATACAGTCTGATTCTACAGCTTCATGAAGATGACCAGCCTCCAACACCGTCGCAGTTGATTGACAAAGTTTCTGAGACACCAAAGAAGGAGCTGATTGCTGCGCTAGCCGCGAAAGACTTTCAAAGCTCCGATCTCAATCAAGTCTATACCGACCTCGTCATCGCCTTCCATCGCCGACACCGGACCAAACGAATGACGGAACTGAAACGCCTATTGAAAGAAGCTGAAACTGAGAATGATGAGGAACAGATAAACTACTACATGAATGAGATCAAACTACTGCGGCAGGAACTCTAA